The Suricata suricatta isolate VVHF042 chromosome 4, meerkat_22Aug2017_6uvM2_HiC, whole genome shotgun sequence genome includes a region encoding these proteins:
- the GEN1 gene encoding flap endonuclease GEN homolog 1 has product MGVNDLWQILEPVKQPIHLHNLCGKTIAVDLSLWVCEAQTVKKMIGAVMKPHLRNLFFRISYLMLMDVKLVFVMEGEPPKLKADVISRRNQIRYGPSGKTWSQKTGRSHFKSVLKECLDMLECLGIPWVQAAGEAEAMCAYLNASGYVDGCLTNDGDAFLYGAQTVYRNFTMNTKDPHVDCYTMPSIKSELGLDREALVGLAVLLGCDYLPKGVPGVGKEQALKLIQSLKGQSLLQRFTQWNEKSSCSDPQPLVIKKLAHCSVCSHPGSPKDHVRNGCELCKTDRYCEPQDYEYCCPCEWHRGERDRQLSAVENSIKKKACSCEGFPFHEVIQEFLLNKDKLVKVIRYQRPDLLLFQRFTLEKMEWPNHYACEKLLVLLTHYDMKERKLGRRNSNQLQPIRIVKTRIRNGIRCFEIEWEKPEHYTMEDKHGELVLKTVEELSLFEAAYPEIVAVYQNQNLEMKGKKQKSLKTKHKENNWPKSDNMSFQSQMTLNPTYDIFSKQNSKLNLEVTPHCALSQKSISASLNSLLLPEATPCLNTQEHLISSPRPLAMQQITTVSKSLVPESSQPSTSSAIADLHLSTIDWEGTSFSNSPAIPRNTSSHDLKSELETAIPENFKNISEQLSYASEWYTTNIKKVLDRDLQKTDPEECLLSGITDLHLQDLPLKERIRIKSSYPQDNAQPNVNLKTLSLVTIKDSCVANDGSDCPSHLSKDLLGNHLQNESRKSQVLKGDQLFQDSYKMNTYIPYSVNKPIIVKTSSIGPPNTALDYNRKADVQTTQKSVRTKSVCLDRLSSDEESVPVIGKAKYTPQKVKPASQKHYPAPFKKADAKKLHNPKIHSKETEQCAQAYETAGNEEVDFPAKGSLSFLQHSEDKGDCGTCLDSPLPLCQRLKLRFQNS; this is encoded by the exons ATGGGAGTGAATGACTTGTGGCAAATTTTGGAGCCTGTTAAACAACCCATCCACTTGCATAATCTTTGTGGGAAAACCATTGCAGTTGATCTGAGTCTCTGGGTATGTGAAGCCCAGACAGTCAAAAAAATGATTGGAGCAGTCATGAAGCCCCACCTCAG gaacTTGTTTTTTCGTATCTCATATTTAATGCTAATGGATGTAAAACTGGTGTTCGTTATGGAAGGGGAACCACCAAAGCTGAAAGCCGATGTCATAAGCAGGAGGAATCAGATTCGGTATGGGCCTTCTGGAAAAACATGGTCTCAGAAAACAGGGAGATCACATTTTAAATCAGTCTTAAAAGAG tgcctTGATATGCTGGAAtgcttaggaattccctgggTCCAAGCGGCTGGGGAAGCGGAGGCCATGTGTGCTTATCTCAATGCCAGCGGCTATGTGGACGGCTGCCTCACCAACGACGGGGACGCTTTCCTGTATGGAGCCCAGACCGTTTACAGGAATTTCACCATGAATACCAAG GACCCACATGTTGATTGTTACACAATGCCATCGATCAAGAGTGAACTGGGTTTGGATAGAGAGGCTCTGGTTGGACTGGCAGTACTACTTGGCTGTGATTATCTTCCCAAG GGAGTCCCTGGCGTCGGAAAAGAGCAAGCATTAAAACTTATACAGAGCTTGAAAGGGCAAAGTTTACTTCAAAG GTTTACTCAGTGGAATGAAAAATCTTCTTGCTCTGATCCACAACCACTAGTTATTAAAAAACTGGCCCATTGTTCTGTGTGTTCCCATCCAG GTTCACCTAAGGATCACGTACGTAATGGCTGCGAACTGTGTAAAACGGATCGATattgtgaaccacaagattatgaatACTGCTGTCCTTGTGAGTGGCACCGTGGAGAGCGTGATAGACAACTAAGTGCAGTTGAGAACAGCATTAAAAA aaaagctTGCAGTTGTGAAGGATTCCCATTCCATGAG GTTATTCAAGAATTCCTTTTGAACAAGGATAAATTGGTGAAGGTTATCAGATACCAAAGACCTGATTTACTATTGTTTCAG agATTTACTCTTGAAAAAATGGAGTGGCCCAATCATTATGCATGTGAGAAATTGTTAGTGCTTTTGACCCACTatgacatgaaagaaagaaagcttggTAGAAGAAATTCTAATCAACTACAGCCAATTCG aattgttaaaaCCCGAATCAGAAATGGAATTCGTTGCTTtgaaatagaatgggaaaagcCTG aacATTACACTATGGAAGATAAACATGGAGAATTGGTTCTAAAAACAGTAGAAGAATTATCGTTGTTTGAAGCAGCTTATCCTGAGATTGTTGCTGTTTACCAAAATCAAAACTtggaaatgaaagggaagaaacaaaaaa gcttGAAAACTAAGCATAAAGAAAACAATTGGCCAAAATCAGATAATATGAGTTTCCAGTCACAGATGActttaaatcccacatatgacaTCTTTTCTAAGCAGAATTCCAAGTTAAATTTGGAAGTTACCCCTCATTGTGCATTATCGCAGAAATCTATTTCTGCATCATTGAATAGCTTGCTCTTACCTGAAGCTACCCCTTGTTTGAATACACAAGAACATTTAATATCTTCTCCAAGACCTTTGGCCATGCAGCAAATTACAACTGTCAGTAAGTCTCTAGTTCCAGAATCTAGTCAACCTAGTACCTCATCGGCGATTGCTGATCTACACTTAAGCACCATTGACTGGGAAGGTACTTCTTTTAGTAATTCTCCAGCTATTCCAAGGAACACTTCCTCTCATGATTTAAAATCAGAACTTGAAACAGCCAtccctgaaaattttaaaaacatctcagAACAATTGTCATATGCATCAGAATGGTATACCACAAACATTAAGAAAGTGTTGGATCGAGATCTGCAAAAGACTGATCCTGAAGAATGTCTGCTTTCTGGTATTACTGATTTACATCTCCAGGATTTGCCTTTAAAGGAACGAATACGTATAAAATCATCATATCCTCAGGATAATGCACAACCAAATGTCAACCTGAAAACTTTGTCCCTTGTTACCATAAAAGATTCCTGTGTTGCTAACGATGGTTCTGATTGTCCATCACATCTTTCAAAAGATCTTCTAGgaaatcatttgcaaaatgagtcTAGAAAATCTCAAGTTCTAAAAGGAGACCAGCTATTTCAAGACAGCTATAAAATGAATACTTATATACCTTATTCTGTCAATAAACCAATAATAGTAAAGACCTCCAGCATTGGTCCACCAAATACTGCTTTAGATTATAATAGAAAAGCTGATGTGCAAACCACTCAGAAAAGTGTGAGGACGAAGAGTGTTTGCCTGGACAGACTTTCCTCTGATGAAGAAAGTGTCCCAGTGATTGGGAAAGCTAAATACACACCTCAAAAAGTGAAGCCTGCTTCTCAGAAGCATTACCCAGCCCCGTTCAAGAAAGCTGATGCCAAGAAGTTGCATAACCCTAAAATACATAGTAAAGAAACTGAGCAGTGTGCCCAGGCATATGAAACAGCTGGAAATGAAGAAGTCGATTTCCCAGCTAAAGGTTCTCTTAGTTTTCTACAGCATTCTGAGGACAAAGGCGACTGTGGTACTTGTTTGGATAGCCCTCTTCCTTTATGTCAAAGATTAAAACTAAGGTTCCAAAACtcttga